A part of Lacibacter sp. H407 genomic DNA contains:
- a CDS encoding DUF4382 domain-containing protein has translation MKLKFSTVLSGFVIMAATMLAIGCQKNKSNGDKPRLQVRLTDAPDPNVKEVWVDIKGIAIKMGDSAEITLANSYPGLYNLLNFTNGKDTILADAEIPVGRISQIRLLLGDNNYIITKSGEKINLTTPSAQQSGLKVQIQEDVTGGVLYRLILDFDAGKSIVKAGNSGQYILKPVLRVLSFVPSGGSVKGVVAPDSIVTAIYAINGPDTVASTFTQVGNGNYMFKDLGAGTYNFSYVPNDTIHKTATRSVPVTLGQITIVDTVKLEKK, from the coding sequence ATGAAACTGAAATTCAGTACAGTCCTTTCAGGATTTGTGATCATGGCAGCAACAATGCTGGCAATTGGTTGCCAGAAAAATAAAAGTAATGGCGACAAGCCCCGCTTGCAGGTTCGTTTAACTGATGCCCCCGATCCTAACGTAAAAGAAGTTTGGGTTGACATTAAAGGTATTGCTATTAAAATGGGTGATAGCGCAGAGATCACCTTGGCAAATTCTTATCCGGGGCTTTATAATCTGCTCAACTTCACGAATGGTAAGGATACCATTCTTGCAGATGCAGAAATTCCTGTCGGTCGTATTTCACAGATCCGCCTCTTATTGGGTGATAACAATTACATCATTACAAAAAGCGGAGAAAAAATTAATCTCACAACACCAAGTGCACAACAGTCTGGTTTGAAAGTACAAATTCAGGAAGATGTAACAGGTGGTGTACTTTATCGCCTTATATTAGATTTTGATGCCGGTAAATCAATTGTAAAAGCAGGCAATAGTGGTCAGTATATTTTGAAACCCGTATTGCGTGTGCTTTCATTTGTTCCATCTGGTGGTAGTGTAAAAGGTGTTGTTGCACCGGATTCAATCGTAACCGCTATTTATGCGATCAATGGTCCTGATACTGTAGCTTCTACCTTTACACAAGTTGGCAACGGTAACTACATGTTTAAAGATTTGGGAGCAGGAACTTATAATTTCTCTTATGTTCCAAACGACACCATTCACAAAACAGCAACTCGCTCTGTACCTGTAACACTTGGTCAAATTACCATTGTGGATACAGTGAAACTGGAGAAGAAATAA
- a CDS encoding gliding motility-associated C-terminal domain-containing protein: MSAVFLLTNLYSFAQDFSNKGRDFWVGYGYHQVMTTNNGQEMVLYFATEAATNVTVSIPGLGYSKTYSIAANTVATSELLPKVGALDARLLSESSGPENKGIHITSDQPIVAYAHIYNMSVSGATILFPTNTLGREYYSINFQNRANTVNANAWTYVIAADTGTTTVEIIPSQPTLNRPAGVPFTVQLTQGQVYNIMGQFTNAASGSNHSGVDLTGTFIRSINTGSGCKKIAVFSGSGRISITCPGNTTSSSSDNYMVQAFPKNAWGKKYLTATASNPQSFNLYRVCVSTAATVVRVNGVALSPATLVGGFYYDLPITNQPMSIEADNPITVAQYFTSQGSCGNGSPGDPEVIYLSPVEQNINKVSWNATGNFAILQHYINVVIPNKGTAISSLRIRDGAGNVVPTGTFTIHPGDANYSYIKQSLPGSGVYTISSDSGFNAIAYGFGNAESYGYNAGTNVIDLYQYVTTQNANATIKSPVTCKSSPFLMSLTLPYLPISMKWDLTGYPDVIDNAPVADSSFVLNGKTLYVFKLPGNFIYNTAGKYPVIVTVNNPTPDGCLGEQIINFDLEVLDPPVATFSWANNPAAGCTDSLISFSGINTSGGRPIVRHFWDFGDGTTAAAFNPAKAFGTPGQFNVRYLAMTDAGCLSDTIVKMIEVTKAPVAKFGILDPLCVGKTLTFSDSSSLPGGYGSIVNWNWNTGIGIPVNNPTGANVTATYASTGNYSTSLQLRSNTGCLSPVYSLPVTIRPNPVVDFTASFGCMPNPVINFNSTSTIADGTQSQFLYLWNFGDPGSGGSNISTIQNPSHQYPGVGSYNAKLKITSAYGCADSTTKIVDKIYPQPKADFTAPTEVCWQTPITFTNASNGFTHPVTKWEWRFSDGTSSIQQNPVKNFTNPGTYTATLWVFTDQNCVSDTVVKTVVVNPWPAANFTTSAIVCEKNALTLTNTSTANAGSIVRSYWDVDDNSTYNSAGLTATHTYSNWGDYTIRFVTETDKGCRSDTLIRTVRINPLPKPGFILPEVCLSDAQALFTDTSSIADNSEAQMSYLWKFNTGIPAVSPGPTPVTSTAKNPSIKFNKAADYLLSLEVTSKDGCRDSVTAIPFTVNGSIPVADFAVRSAANLCSNQDVELEDKSTVDFGNVTRVEIYWDNANAPTVFETDDEPAAGKIYKHKYPDFQSPLTKTYQVRYKSYSGILCVDEIIKTITINASPATVFNAMVGVCINDAPFQLSQAAEMGGLNGVGVYTGPGVGPTYLFNPANAGAGIHNILYTFTAANGCVSTSNQSIEVWPKPTVNAGPDLTVLEDGVRKITGVTTSGNGLQFLWTPSTYLDDATLQFPTILQPKDDITYKLTVTNDQGCSETDELYVKILKSPRPPNTFTPNGDGINDFWEIQFLNDYPGAIIEVYNTAGTLLFRSVGYSTPWDGKWKGQPVPAGTYYYVLDPKNGRKRIAGYVTILR, encoded by the coding sequence TTGTCAGCTGTTTTTTTGCTGACGAATCTGTACTCCTTCGCTCAAGACTTTTCCAATAAGGGAAGAGATTTCTGGGTCGGCTATGGTTACCACCAGGTAATGACAACGAATAATGGTCAGGAAATGGTTCTCTATTTTGCCACTGAAGCAGCCACGAATGTTACCGTTTCAATTCCCGGACTTGGTTATTCGAAGACTTATTCCATAGCGGCAAATACTGTTGCCACATCAGAGCTGTTGCCCAAAGTAGGAGCGCTGGATGCACGGCTTTTATCCGAAAGCAGCGGGCCGGAAAATAAAGGTATCCACATCACCAGCGATCAACCAATTGTGGCATATGCTCATATTTATAATATGAGTGTATCAGGCGCAACCATTCTTTTTCCCACCAATACATTAGGGCGTGAATACTATTCGATCAACTTTCAAAACAGGGCCAATACGGTTAACGCCAATGCGTGGACCTATGTAATTGCAGCCGATACAGGTACAACCACTGTTGAAATTATACCCAGCCAGCCAACACTGAACCGGCCGGCAGGTGTGCCGTTTACTGTTCAGCTTACACAGGGACAGGTGTACAATATTATGGGGCAATTCACCAATGCCGCCAGCGGAAGTAATCATTCCGGTGTTGATCTTACCGGTACATTTATCCGTTCTATTAATACAGGTAGTGGTTGTAAAAAAATTGCTGTTTTCTCCGGCAGCGGCCGAATCAGTATTACGTGCCCCGGCAACACAACATCGTCCTCATCCGATAATTATATGGTACAGGCTTTTCCAAAAAACGCCTGGGGTAAAAAATATTTGACGGCTACTGCTTCCAATCCGCAGTCGTTTAATTTATATCGTGTTTGTGTTTCAACTGCGGCTACGGTTGTTCGGGTAAATGGAGTCGCACTTTCGCCAGCTACATTGGTTGGTGGATTTTATTATGACCTGCCGATCACTAATCAACCCATGTCGATCGAGGCAGATAACCCAATTACCGTTGCTCAATATTTTACATCGCAGGGTTCATGCGGAAACGGTTCACCCGGTGATCCGGAAGTGATTTACCTGAGTCCGGTAGAGCAAAATATCAATAAGGTTTCGTGGAATGCCACTGGTAACTTTGCGATCCTTCAGCATTACATTAATGTAGTCATTCCGAATAAAGGAACGGCCATCAGTTCGTTACGTATACGGGATGGGGCAGGGAACGTGGTTCCAACGGGAACTTTTACGATCCATCCCGGCGATGCAAATTATTCTTACATCAAACAAAGTTTACCTGGCAGCGGAGTATATACCATTTCATCCGATTCAGGTTTTAACGCTATTGCCTATGGCTTTGGTAATGCAGAATCGTATGGCTACAATGCGGGCACCAATGTAATCGACTTGTATCAATATGTAACTACACAAAATGCGAATGCAACGATCAAAAGTCCGGTAACCTGCAAGAGTTCGCCATTCCTCATGTCGCTTACTTTGCCGTATTTACCCATCAGTATGAAATGGGATCTGACAGGCTACCCCGATGTGATCGACAATGCACCCGTGGCTGATTCAAGTTTTGTATTGAATGGGAAAACCTTGTATGTATTCAAACTGCCTGGTAATTTCATCTATAATACAGCAGGAAAATATCCCGTAATTGTAACAGTGAATAATCCAACACCTGATGGTTGTTTGGGTGAGCAGATCATTAATTTTGATCTTGAAGTGTTAGACCCTCCGGTTGCAACATTTTCGTGGGCAAATAATCCGGCCGCAGGCTGTACTGATTCGTTGATCTCTTTTTCAGGTATCAATACAAGTGGTGGCCGACCGATCGTACGCCATTTCTGGGATTTTGGCGATGGTACAACAGCAGCCGCATTTAATCCCGCAAAAGCGTTTGGAACTCCCGGCCAGTTCAACGTACGATACCTTGCCATGACTGATGCAGGTTGTTTAAGTGATACGATCGTGAAAATGATTGAAGTCACCAAAGCACCGGTTGCCAAATTTGGAATTTTAGATCCGTTATGCGTTGGCAAAACACTTACGTTTAGTGATTCATCATCGCTTCCCGGTGGTTACGGTTCGATTGTGAATTGGAATTGGAATACCGGAATAGGGATACCTGTTAATAATCCTACTGGTGCAAATGTTACCGCAACGTATGCATCAACGGGAAACTATTCCACGAGTTTACAATTACGCAGCAACACTGGTTGCCTGAGTCCCGTATATAGTTTACCCGTTACCATTCGACCAAATCCCGTTGTTGATTTTACAGCTTCGTTTGGTTGTATGCCCAACCCGGTCATTAACTTCAACAGTACTTCTACAATAGCCGATGGAACACAAAGCCAGTTTTTATATCTCTGGAATTTTGGTGATCCGGGAAGTGGAGGATCGAACATATCAACAATCCAGAATCCATCACATCAGTATCCAGGTGTTGGTTCTTACAATGCGAAATTAAAAATTACATCAGCATATGGTTGTGCTGATTCAACAACAAAAATTGTTGATAAGATCTACCCGCAACCCAAAGCAGATTTTACAGCACCAACTGAAGTGTGCTGGCAAACACCCATCACATTTACCAATGCTTCCAATGGATTTACTCATCCCGTTACAAAATGGGAATGGCGATTTAGTGATGGTACTTCATCTATCCAACAAAATCCGGTTAAGAATTTTACAAACCCCGGAACGTATACCGCAACACTTTGGGTGTTTACTGATCAGAATTGTGTGAGTGATACGGTGGTAAAAACAGTAGTTGTAAATCCTTGGCCCGCTGCCAACTTTACAACAAGTGCGATCGTGTGCGAAAAGAATGCATTGACACTTACCAATACATCTACTGCCAATGCAGGATCTATTGTTCGAAGCTATTGGGATGTAGATGATAATTCAACGTACAACAGCGCCGGACTAACGGCTACGCATACCTATTCCAACTGGGGTGATTATACCATTCGTTTTGTAACAGAAACTGATAAAGGTTGCCGAAGCGATACATTGATTCGCACTGTTCGTATCAACCCGTTACCAAAACCCGGATTTATATTGCCGGAAGTTTGTTTGAGTGATGCACAGGCATTGTTCACTGATACTTCTTCAATTGCGGATAACAGTGAAGCACAGATGAGCTATCTCTGGAAATTTAATACGGGTATACCGGCTGTAAGTCCCGGACCAACACCTGTAACAAGTACAGCGAAAAATCCTTCGATCAAATTTAATAAAGCAGCTGATTATTTATTATCACTCGAAGTAACATCAAAAGATGGTTGTCGTGATTCTGTTACAGCTATTCCGTTTACTGTAAATGGTTCGATACCTGTTGCAGATTTTGCTGTTCGTTCAGCAGCCAATCTTTGCAGTAACCAGGATGTGGAGCTGGAAGACAAATCAACGGTTGATTTTGGAAATGTAACCAGAGTAGAAATTTATTGGGATAATGCAAATGCTCCAACTGTGTTTGAAACAGATGACGAACCTGCAGCAGGTAAAATTTACAAACACAAGTATCCCGACTTTCAATCACCATTAACCAAAACCTACCAGGTTCGATACAAATCTTATTCAGGTATTCTTTGTGTTGATGAGATCATCAAAACTATTACAATCAATGCAAGCCCTGCAACAGTATTCAATGCAATGGTGGGTGTATGCATCAACGATGCACCGTTCCAGTTATCGCAGGCTGCTGAAATGGGTGGATTAAATGGAGTGGGAGTTTATACAGGACCGGGAGTTGGACCAACTTATCTCTTCAATCCTGCAAATGCGGGTGCAGGAATACATAACATTCTGTACACGTTTACAGCCGCCAACGGTTGTGTAAGTACTTCCAATCAAAGTATTGAAGTGTGGCCAAAGCCAACTGTAAATGCAGGGCCTGATTTAACTGTACTGGAAGATGGTGTGCGGAAAATTACCGGCGTAACCACTAGTGGAAACGGGTTACAGTTTTTATGGACACCTTCCACTTATTTAGATGATGCGACATTACAGTTTCCAACAATTCTGCAACCGAAAGATGATATCACGTATAAATTAACAGTTACCAATGATCAGGGTTGCAGTGAAACGGATGAGTTATATGTGAAAATTTTGAAATCGCCACGACCACCTAATACGTTTACACCAAATGGTGATGGCATCAATGATTTCTGGGAAATACAATTCCTCAACGATTATCCCGGTGCTATAATAGAAGTATATAACACAGCCGGCACATTGCTGTTCCGCTCTGTCGGTTATAGTACACCGTGGGATGGTAAATGGAAAGGACAACCGGTGCCTGCAGGAACTTACTATTATGTACTTGATCCGAAAAATGGCCGCAAGCGAATTGCAGGCTATGTAACTATATTACGTTAA
- a CDS encoding PorP/SprF family type IX secretion system membrane protein: MKKRNLFMLMIVMGAMLHTTAQQRPHYTQYIINPYIINPALTGIENYTDIKLSYRNQWVGFPGAPQTIYATVHAPIGKQDYRTSPTSFDVPGENPRGKSYWEEYTAAEAHHGAGVSIVNYKTGYINRFYATASYAYHLGLTPKLNLSAGFAAGISGINIDAAKIELANPVDPAVGGFTSELRKIKPELSAGLWLYSDRFFAGLSAQQIIPQKISLVSNDLYRSTLVPHFFATTGYRFLASEDVNVLPSVMLRYIPGMPAFVDVNVKAQYQDRFWIGGNYRIKEGFAAMAGVNVSNVFNVSYSYDVNNSKYLLQYMQRGTHEIVIGFMLGNKYGDLCPRRVW; the protein is encoded by the coding sequence ATGAAGAAGAGAAATCTGTTTATGCTGATGATTGTGATGGGAGCGATGTTGCATACAACTGCACAACAGCGTCCGCATTATACACAATACATTATCAACCCGTACATCATCAATCCTGCATTAACAGGGATTGAAAATTATACAGATATTAAATTAAGTTACCGGAATCAGTGGGTTGGTTTTCCTGGTGCACCACAAACAATTTATGCAACGGTACATGCACCGATCGGTAAACAGGATTACCGTACCAGTCCCACATCATTTGATGTGCCGGGTGAAAATCCAAGAGGTAAAAGTTATTGGGAAGAATATACCGCTGCAGAAGCACATCATGGAGCAGGAGTAAGTATTGTGAATTATAAAACAGGTTATATCAACCGTTTCTATGCTACCGCCTCGTATGCCTATCATCTTGGATTAACGCCAAAGTTGAATTTGTCTGCAGGTTTTGCAGCTGGTATTTCCGGGATCAATATTGATGCGGCAAAAATAGAACTCGCCAATCCGGTTGATCCGGCTGTGGGAGGTTTTACCAGTGAGTTACGAAAAATAAAACCTGAATTGAGTGCAGGATTATGGTTGTATTCCGATCGTTTTTTTGCAGGGTTATCAGCACAACAAATCATTCCACAAAAGATCAGTTTAGTGTCGAATGATCTGTATCGCTCCACATTGGTTCCGCATTTCTTTGCAACAACCGGTTATCGTTTTTTGGCGAGTGAAGATGTGAATGTATTGCCTTCAGTGATGCTTCGTTATATTCCCGGTATGCCTGCATTTGTTGATGTAAATGTAAAAGCGCAATACCAGGATCGCTTCTGGATCGGTGGTAACTATCGTATCAAAGAAGGATTTGCTGCAATGGCAGGAGTTAATGTGTCGAATGTTTTTAACGTGAGTTATTCTTACGATGTAAATAATTCAAAATACCTGTTGCAATACATGCAGCGTGGTACACATGAAATCGTGATTGGATTTATGCTTGGAAATAAATACGGCGATCTTTGTCCAAGAAGAGTTTGGTAA
- a CDS encoding M56 family metallopeptidase: MQQLFQSAFLQALGKAIADSIWQMGLLFLIYQLLVFLFRIKQATVKNFISTVFALSGFVWFISNIILHWQTQLQQKTSLVINDAAISNSLLGNFTTDNRWELFFNWIDYKLQFILPYLSIAYLFVMLWFATKLFVQLQATHSLRNKGISTVNDELQEFFSFLVTSMAIPRNVQLFISTKIDIPATLGFIKPIVLLPATAVTHLTAAQLEAVLLHELAHIKRNDYFWNLLLSVSETMLFFNPFALLLIGIARRERENSCDDHVMNYQQNAAVYAEALLNVEKARIKHPQLVMALGDNKHHLMDRVKRILNIPAEKNKISTRLLALLFFTVLFALTGWMIKEVKPTATKEQVVTTTTAPLEKTRTVFFTADAVVKKNNEAVSLRDDKRQIRVELKKTVNEDELLVWNEAMDKEMKFDKVIFNDLPAEWIERFVQPGMRMATEPEFRKRAMPLLRNKVDSAAFVYTSDAEFYLENTDERETNNKQPKRTAQRIAGNPYLHFQKNWNTDSLMQKIQGQFPGNFSFHSDFPADMFQQFPQLEHFYVQRDKERREGQSAGENKPQPRKRFTINVRSPKDTTDNARLKNRERQSPVMAYLYNQPGGLREDVQMAKEQIQIIIENDHVRMMQTQPEPCSCPDSMLLATPPPPKRYVKRLEVIRL; the protein is encoded by the coding sequence ATGCAGCAGTTGTTCCAATCTGCTTTCTTACAGGCTTTGGGAAAAGCTATTGCCGACAGCATCTGGCAAATGGGATTGTTGTTTCTCATTTATCAATTGCTGGTGTTCCTGTTCCGCATCAAACAGGCAACGGTGAAAAACTTCATCAGTACGGTATTTGCATTGAGCGGATTTGTTTGGTTTATTTCCAATATTATACTTCATTGGCAAACACAACTGCAACAAAAAACGTCGTTAGTCATTAACGATGCTGCTATAAGTAATTCATTGCTCGGTAATTTTACAACCGATAACCGTTGGGAATTATTTTTTAACTGGATAGATTACAAACTTCAGTTCATTCTCCCCTACCTTTCTATTGCTTATCTCTTTGTGATGTTATGGTTTGCCACAAAGTTATTTGTTCAGTTACAGGCAACACATTCGCTTCGCAACAAAGGTATCAGTACGGTAAATGATGAACTGCAGGAATTCTTTTCGTTCCTGGTTACATCAATGGCCATTCCCAGAAACGTGCAACTATTTATCAGTACAAAAATTGATATTCCTGCTACACTCGGTTTTATCAAACCCATTGTATTGCTACCCGCAACGGCCGTTACACATTTAACAGCGGCTCAGTTAGAAGCCGTGTTGCTACATGAGCTGGCACATATCAAACGCAACGATTATTTCTGGAACCTGTTATTATCTGTTTCAGAAACGATGTTGTTCTTTAACCCCTTTGCATTGTTGCTGATCGGTATTGCACGGAGGGAACGGGAAAACAGCTGCGATGATCATGTAATGAATTACCAACAAAATGCGGCTGTGTATGCAGAAGCATTATTGAATGTAGAGAAAGCGAGGATCAAACATCCGCAACTGGTAATGGCATTGGGCGATAATAAACATCATTTAATGGATCGTGTAAAACGCATCCTGAATATACCGGCTGAAAAAAACAAGATCAGTACACGATTGCTTGCACTTTTATTTTTTACTGTTCTGTTTGCATTAACGGGCTGGATGATCAAAGAAGTAAAACCAACCGCTACAAAAGAACAGGTTGTTACCACAACTACTGCCCCATTGGAAAAAACAAGAACGGTCTTTTTTACGGCTGATGCTGTTGTAAAAAAGAATAATGAAGCAGTTTCACTTCGTGATGATAAACGCCAGATCAGGGTTGAATTGAAAAAAACAGTGAATGAGGATGAATTACTGGTGTGGAACGAAGCAATGGATAAAGAAATGAAATTCGATAAAGTGATCTTCAACGATCTGCCTGCAGAATGGATCGAACGGTTTGTGCAACCGGGCATGCGTATGGCTACTGAGCCGGAGTTTAGAAAAAGAGCAATGCCGCTGTTACGAAACAAAGTTGATTCTGCTGCCTTTGTTTATACATCAGATGCAGAATTCTATTTAGAGAATACAGACGAAAGGGAAACAAACAACAAACAACCGAAGCGAACGGCACAACGTATTGCAGGAAACCCCTATCTCCACTTTCAAAAAAATTGGAACACTGATTCGTTGATGCAAAAAATACAAGGTCAGTTTCCGGGCAACTTCTCATTTCATTCTGATTTTCCTGCTGACATGTTTCAGCAATTCCCGCAACTTGAACACTTTTATGTGCAGCGTGATAAAGAAAGAAGAGAAGGACAAAGCGCCGGCGAAAATAAACCACAGCCCAGAAAACGTTTTACGATCAATGTACGTTCGCCTAAAGACACAACCGATAATGCAAGATTAAAAAACAGAGAGCGCCAATCACCCGTAATGGCTTATTTGTATAATCAACCAGGCGGCTTACGTGAAGATGTACAAATGGCGAAGGAACAAATTCAGATCATTATCGAAAATGATCATGTCCGGATGATGCAAACACAACCGGAGCCTTGCTCCTGCCCCGATTCAATGCTGCTGGCCACTCCACCGCCACCAAAACGATATGTGAAACGTTTAGAAGTGATCCGTTTGTAA
- a CDS encoding BlaI/MecI/CopY family transcriptional regulator — MINKQTKPTESELEILRVLWERGEATVRDVHEELSKTKDAGYTTTLKLMQIMHEKGMVKRDESNKTHKYIPLISREKTQKQFVGKMIDTLFQGSSSQLVMQALGNHKASKEELDEIQKLIDNLKQQ, encoded by the coding sequence ATGATCAATAAGCAAACGAAACCAACAGAAAGTGAATTGGAGATTCTGCGTGTATTGTGGGAACGTGGCGAAGCTACCGTTCGGGATGTACATGAAGAATTAAGCAAAACAAAAGATGCGGGTTATACCACTACCTTGAAACTGATGCAGATCATGCATGAAAAGGGAATGGTGAAGCGTGATGAAAGTAATAAAACGCATAAATATATTCCGCTGATCTCCCGTGAAAAAACCCAGAAGCAATTTGTTGGAAAGATGATCGATACACTTTTCCAGGGCTCGTCTTCACAATTGGTGATGCAGGCACTCGGTAACCACAAAGCATCCAAAGAAGAACTCGACGAAATTCAAAAACTCATCGATAACCTGAAACAACAGTAA
- a CDS encoding sodium-translocating pyrophosphatase encodes MENLIYLVPAMAVVGLLYMFVKYNWVSKQDAGNERMQEISNYIAEGAMAFLKAEWKVLGYFVVIVAVLLGVMSMANPNSHWSIALAFVVGAVFSATAGYIGMKIATKSNVRTAQAARTSLSKALSVSFTGGSVMGLGVAGLAVLGLGSLFIILKAIFVPAGADVNGAEMLTAIEVLTGFSLGAESIALFARVGGGIYTKAADVGADLVGKVEAGIPEDDPRNPATIADNVGDNVGDVAGMGADLFGSYVATVLATMVLGQETKSIDAFGGMAPILLPMMIAGIGILFSIVGTWMVRVSDNAGISTDNVQKALNMGNWGSIVLTAIACVGLVYFILPETMVLRGAEFTKWGVLGAIAVGLVVGALMSIITEYYTAMGKRPVLSIIRQSSTGHATNVIGGLAVGMESTFLPILVLAAGIYGSFLCAGLYGVAIAAAGMMSTTAMQLAIDAFGPIADNAGGIAEMSELPKEVREKTDVLDAVGNTTAATGKGFAIASAALTALALFAAFVGVAGISGIDIYKADVLACLFVGAMIPFIFSSLAIRAVGEAAMAMVEEVRRQFRTIPGIMEGTGKPEYDKCVAISTEASIKKMMLPGAITIASPLIIGFAMGPEALGGFLAGATVSGVLMGMFQNNAGGAWDNAKKSFEKGVEINGEMFYKKSEPHKASVTGDTVGDPFKDTSGPSMNILIKLMSIVSLVIAPTLAQMYGTGGHSQTATVDIKIENKMEADGTKTVKYENPLVAALVADGIVTTESFTVELKNDELSINGAAQPKEVLEKYRSLLNGKTELKIEVNTEKE; translated from the coding sequence ATGCCGGTAACGAACGCATGCAGGAAATCAGCAATTATATTGCTGAAGGTGCCATGGCTTTCTTAAAAGCTGAATGGAAAGTGCTTGGTTATTTCGTGGTAATTGTGGCCGTGTTGCTGGGTGTAATGTCGATGGCAAACCCCAACAGCCACTGGAGCATTGCCCTTGCCTTTGTGGTGGGTGCGGTGTTTAGTGCCACTGCCGGTTATATCGGTATGAAGATCGCTACCAAAAGTAACGTACGTACGGCCCAGGCTGCACGTACCAGTTTGAGCAAAGCATTAAGCGTGTCGTTTACCGGTGGTTCCGTAATGGGACTTGGTGTGGCAGGTTTGGCTGTGCTGGGTTTGGGTAGCTTGTTTATTATTCTCAAAGCCATTTTTGTACCTGCGGGTGCCGATGTAAATGGTGCAGAAATGCTCACCGCCATTGAAGTGCTTACGGGCTTTTCATTGGGTGCTGAGTCCATTGCATTGTTTGCACGTGTAGGTGGTGGTATTTATACAAAGGCTGCCGACGTAGGCGCAGACCTGGTTGGTAAAGTGGAAGCAGGTATTCCTGAAGATGATCCCCGCAACCCGGCAACCATTGCCGATAACGTTGGTGACAACGTAGGTGATGTGGCGGGTATGGGTGCCGATCTGTTCGGTTCTTATGTTGCAACCGTATTGGCAACAATGGTGTTGGGACAGGAAACCAAATCAATCGATGCATTCGGTGGTATGGCTCCTATTTTATTACCGATGATGATTGCCGGTATCGGTATTCTGTTTTCAATTGTTGGTACCTGGATGGTTCGTGTAAGCGACAATGCAGGCATCAGCACCGATAATGTGCAGAAAGCATTGAACATGGGTAACTGGGGATCAATTGTTCTTACAGCGATTGCCTGTGTTGGATTAGTTTATTTTATTCTTCCTGAAACAATGGTGCTGCGTGGTGCTGAATTCACCAAATGGGGTGTATTGGGCGCTATTGCAGTTGGTTTGGTAGTAGGTGCTTTAATGAGCATCATTACTGAATATTATACGGCCATGGGTAAACGCCCTGTGCTGAGCATCATCCGCCAGTCTTCAACCGGTCATGCAACCAACGTAATTGGTGGTTTGGCTGTTGGTATGGAATCTACCTTCTTACCTATTCTTGTTTTGGCTGCAGGTATTTATGGTTCATTCTTATGTGCAGGTTTATATGGTGTGGCCATTGCTGCTGCGGGTATGATGTCGACGACTGCTATGCAGTTAGCGATCGATGCCTTCGGACCAATTGCCGATAACGCCGGTGGTATTGCTGAAATGAGTGAATTGCCAAAAGAGGTGCGTGAAAAAACAGACGTATTGGATGCGGTTGGTAACACCACTGCTGCAACAGGTAAAGGTTTTGCCATTGCTTCGGCTGCTTTAACAGCGTTGGCGTTGTTTGCTGCCTTCGTTGGTGTAGCAGGTATCAGTGGTATTGATATTTATAAAGCCGATGTATTGGCTTGTTTGTTTGTTGGTGCAATGATTCCGTTCATCTTCTCTTCACTGGCCATTCGTGCAGTGGGTGAAGCGGCTATGGCAATGGTGGAAGAAGTGCGCAGGCAGTTCCGTACCATTCCTGGTATTATGGAAGGTACAGGCAAACCTGAATACGATAAGTGTGTGGCGATTTCAACCGAAGCATCGATTAAGAAAATGATGTTGCCGGGTGCTATTACCATCGCATCTCCGTTGATCATTGGTTTTGCAATGGGACCTGAAGCATTGGGTGGTTTCCTCGCCGGTGCTACTGTAAGTGGCGTGTTGATGGGAATGTTCCAGAACAACGCTGGTGGTGCATGGGATAATGCCAAGAAGAGCTTTGAAAAAGGTGTTGAGATCAATGGCGAAATGTTCTATAAAAAATCTGAACCACATAAAGCATCTGTAACGGGTGATACAGTAGGTGATCCGTTTAAAGATACTTCCGGTCCGTCAATGAACATTCTTATTAAATTGATGTCGATTGTTTCATTGGTAATTGCTCCTACCCTTGCACAGATGTATGGCACAGGTGGCCATAGCCAAACTGCAACAGTTGATATCAAGATCGAAAACAAAATGGAAGCAGATGGCACTAAAACAGTGAAGTACGAAAATCCCCTCGTAGCTGCACTTGTGGCTGATGGGATTGTTACCACAGAATCGTTTACAGTGGAACTGAAAAATGACGAATTGAGCATTAACGGAGCCGCACAACCGAAAGAAGTGCTGGAAAAATACCGTTCATTGCTCAATGGCAAAACTGAACTCAAGATCGAAGTAAATACAGAAAAAGAATAA